ACACACAACTTATCTACTGTCGTACCCTGAATTACGTGACCCTTGATTAAGGAATGGTGGTGTTCAGTCCCAGGGGTTTGCAGGTTATCAGAATGCTTATACAAGCAATACCGCTTTCAGCCTCTGTCAGAACACAGTCTGGATGGCATCTGCAATAAAAACAAGTTGAGATTGTTCCCATCTGCAAGCGCAACTGTTGAGCCACACTCAGCTGAAGTCCTCATCAGGATTCTGTTGATCCAGCAGGCGGACATGTGTGAATGGAAAGTGACCACGTTTGCCATTACATTCTCCTTCCCACTGACCACTCATGTTAATCTTTGTGACCTTTACCAGCTCACCGACCTGCAGGGGAAGGAATAAGGAAAGTTACAATTCACATGCACGCACAGgatgagctgctgctcctcccccTCGGTGTCACATCAAGTGTACCACAGATAATTCTATCAAAGCAGTTTCAGTCTTAACCATTTTTGATGCACCAGCCTACCACCTCATGTTTCTCATTCATGAAGAACATATAGAAAGAAACTAGCTCGGCTAGGTGAGAACTACCCCTTAGTCTGCAATCAAGACCAAACTTTCAGAGCACATCTGGGCCCTGACGTTAGCTGCTATCACAGTAACTGGATGTGGCTGAACTGACAGAGGTTTGTGCTCTGCTGTACTGCATCAACAGCCCTGCAAGAGAAGGGAGTGAGGGAATGCAGGTGGATGAAGGAAACATCTACAAACTAAATGGCTCCTTAATGCTGAAATTCCTCCAAGTGCTCTCCACGTAGCACTGAAGGAGTTTGGGATAACTGGGGGCTGCGTTTGCAGAGTCACAGATTATAAAGCAGTAGGAGAATGTttggagaagtgctgccttaaCGCTGCACTGCTCTTATTCTCTGTGCATTCACATCAAGCCATTACCACAGGCAAGGCCAGATGATCTTTCAGTCTTTTGTCCACAGATTCCTCAAATAAACTCCATGGGTACAGTGAAGACAATTGATGCCCTCCTCCTTTTATACCCAAAATGTTCGACTAGAAAAATAATAGTTACTGTGGCCCAACAAAACAACGTGCTGTGTTTAAAAGCATCCAGTTCTACGTACTGCACTGACTAAAAGCACAGTAATGCATCTCATCCTCAAATCTCCAGCATAATTCATAACCAATTAAATCTAGAAGAATTGCCTTCCTTTGACAAGGTCAAAAAAACTGCACAGCAGATATTTTCCCAAGGCTGACCCTGTGCGTTGTTCCATAGCTATGCAGTTCCAAGCAGGGCCACAACTCTAGGCCTGATCAGTGCCCAACTCCTCTGCATCTTAAAGGACATGTGAACTAGAACTTATACAGTGATTTACAAACTCAGTGAAAGATGTGTGACATTGAAAAGCTGCCTGCCCACTTCTACCCCTCTGTGTACAGTTTTATCAGTAATCTTACTTATGAGGAACACAGCAATCTTCACAATTTTTCTGTGtcacagacagaaaatgctttggGGACAGATGTactctattttctttcactaaTGCTGTAAATAAGCTCTCaaggcacagctgcagtgtCTTACTGCATTTAACCCAGAAAGTCACTGAGTATACAGTTATGTACGtgctcagcactgtgcccaATTCATCCAAAGCAGAAGCTCATTATTCTCACTTCCCAGGCAGTGAACGAAGAATAAGGAAAGCAATTTCAGATGCTAGTAGTCTCTGTTAACTGTACAAGTTCTAATCCCTTGCAATCTCTTGCCAAAGCAGCTTTTAACAGTGCGTACATTTAAAACACTGCATGGACATTTAATTAAGCTTCCCATAACTCTGATGATTACTTATCTGGTAATGAGAGGCACACAGGGGACTCttgctgcagctttgttttctttccctttgtagTAATTAGCATAGACATTTTCATGAACCGtattctgaagaaaatcctCTTATGTATTTGCTAGAGGCAAAAAGGAAGCTTTCCATGACTTCTGTATGCTAGCTTCAGCTCTTTAGGAATTTAATCACGCAGTGTGTATCACTTTGCTACTGCTAATAATCACTGGGGGGCtgtagcaataaaaaaatactcAGTTGACCAAAACAATAGAAAGCTACAATTTAATagggaaaaaattaaatgtgacTATaggagaagcaaaaaaattttctttcctaacaATAACCATTACAAGAACACTATCCTACACACACTAAATTACTTcagatctggacacagtgctTCAACAGCAAAGCGTATGGCCTCCAAACCAATATGAATGAGAAAAGCACGTCCTCCTGTCTAACTGAACAGCCTGACTTACCCTGATGGAATCTGCAATTAAAGAGACACTTGTAGTCATCTGTGCTTCTCTATTGTATTTGTTCAAGCTAGAATTGTATCCTTACTAGTTCCTGGTAATCTTacttcagttgtttttatttacaacAAAGTAATATTTAAATAGCTAAATGTGCATGCACTGCTCTCATCTGCTCTCTCAGACTTCCTTCCTACCTgtaattttcccttttccatccTTACTGAAGTTGGAAACACTTCTATGTTTATTATGGGAGCCGTTCTCCTATGTTCTGTGGACCACAGACCAAGTCTCATTCTATCCACACTACTTACCTATGGTAACGTATTAACAGTGATGCAATGTGCCCACTGTGCTTAGCAGAACTGCATGAAAACTTCCAGTGGTGTGGCATGGGCAATTCTGCCTCCACTAAGTTACAAAATGAAGACAACACAGAGAAACTTCTAGCAAAGCTACCCATTATTACAATTGCTGGAACTTCCACATTTTTACACCAGAAGAGGACATTCCCTTTGAATTCTGCTCACTTTGATTAACGCTATTACCAGTCTGTTGCACATCATCCCACCAAGCCCAGAACCCAAGGAAAGCACTGCACTCTGCTATCAAGCCAGACTTGGAGCAGTTCTCTTacaaattttcaaatgctgcTTCAAAGTAAAACATGAAGCTTCATGTAAAGACTTTTTTATTCCAAATGCTTCTCTTGAAATGTGAAGATGGTAGAGTCCTGTACTGTTACTGAggggaggagaaacaaactaaggTGGAACGACCTCAGAGTCGTTAACTAAATCGATGTTCCCTTCCCTTAACTATACCCAACGACTTCTTGGAGAGGTCCACTTACAAGCAAATTAAGTGTGGTCTTGGGTTAAAACATtcctccacagcacagcacagcctttgtTAGAACATAATTTGCTTTGATCCTCCTCTAAGCTCTTCAAACCCATGTTAGTTTGAACCTAACAGCACAGATAGTTCTGTTTGCAGTTTGGGCCACAAAACTGTTTGATGTTAACAATTTTATTTGCTTAGGACAAACACTGGGATCAAACCCCACCTACAAATATCACCCCATTTAAGACAGAGTTTTCATTTGGAGGAAACAAATTTAGATTTATAGTTAAGAGGTTTGGGCAAAAATGGACTGAAAAGATTTACATAATGCTTTCTGGTAAGCCATTGAAGAAAGAGATCTCTgaataaatgaagaagaaacacCATGAAGTGAAAGggaatgttaaaaacaaaaaaagacaacgAGAAACAGTACTTGGAGAGACAGGATGAAGAAAAACTGGGAAGGGtaaagagcacactgctgctttttcctgtaTGGACACGGAAAGCAGTTCAATAGCACTGTGATTTGATGAAGAGTAACATAAAGGAAGCACAATTAGAAGCAGGGATACATGCTTCAAGTCTTACAAGTAAGTTTTCCCAAcattaaatacagaataaagAACTACTGCTGCTAACAGCATACAGCAGGATGGGTGCACACCATCCTCTCTGAGAGGCCCAACCTGCCAACCAGCAAGCGTTCCAGTAAGATGACATGATCCATGAAGATCCCTGCCCTAACAGACAGGCAGAGGTGCTATGAATCTGATTTCTGTCCTCACAACAGGCAACAGGCACTTCTGCTATGCAGCATAGTAGCACGAGAAAATCACAGCAGAGGGAGGTGGTTCAGAACAATGAGATGCCCTCCATGAAACAACACCTTCCAAAAGCACAACACACTTGACAGAAGGTCATTGAAGAGGATAAGAAAACCAGCCACAGCACTCGCAAGCTGTTAGCCAGTGGGTAAGGAATTCTGCCTTCACTCAGATttgctcacagcagcccagatTATCAGCACTTTCCTCATCCTCACCATTTTGCTCTATGCTACCAAACTAGAATTTGAGTGGCACGGTGGGGCtctgttttaaaggaaacaacACAAGTTTAAGCTTAAAGGAACACTGGCAGCACATTGGGGTTAGttaaagcttaaaaacaaaatccagaaagaaaaccaaaagattTTGATACAATATGCAGCAATCTAGAATGCCTCTAAGAAAATCTGATTGGAACATGCCATGACACTCAGAAATACTCTGAAGCTCCAGGAGGTGCCTAGGTGAGATGgtgagaaagagaggaaaggaaacagcatttcaggTATTACAGAAACTGGAAGGTTAAAATCTTTGCTTATTTCCCCAGAATTTGTTGAGTTGGCATGAATTCCACACAGATGCTTTTCAACCCCAAAATCTCCATTCCGTATCCTGGCTCTCAATCCAGAAGTGCAACAAAGCTTACAATAACTCAGAATATATTTCCACTGCTTCCCTAGGCAAATTTTTATgtacagtggggaaaaaatgtcagCTCTCCCAGGTTATGCACCAGATCTGTAGAATGTGCTGCATTTGCCAATTGTGTTCTAAAGACACGCACATGTGCTCGCCACATTGCTGAAATATTCCAGTGCATTTTATGCcacacaaaattaaacaaattattAAGAGTGCAGAGATGTTCTGACTCAGcacagaaactgtttttccCCCAAGTACTTAAAATGTCGTATAAACAGGAAGTCAATTAGGTATCAGGAAATTCCAGAGCGTTTAACTCAAAGAAAGCCTAGATTAAAGGATATCATTTACATATCATCCTAAGGCAAAGGTCTGCCACTTAGAATACCTTGGCCTCAATTTCCTCAAATGTAACTTGGAGGATAACTATTTGGTGTGTAGAGATTGAGCACTATTCTCCTttttaagaggggaaaaaaaaaatatcaaaaagagCACGGATCAATATTTGATCATATCAAGAAGTGAATCAACCTTAGGGAAACTCATTGCTTTATTACAAATAATACCCCATCAGTCACTACTTTTCCTCCCTAATGAGTTATAATATATGTTCATGATTCACAGTctaaaaaaatgaagcaatctGTTTGAGGTCAAGGCATTAAAATAAACCCCTACGCAGGATCATTACTGCCTCAGTGTGAGTAATTTCAAAGCGACTATCAGTGCTTCCACTGGTTGCTTTTAAAAGGCAGACGGGATGACAGAACGACTCAGCACACCTTTAAAGGCTGGGGTGGAGGCACGCAACACTGAACACAGGTTCTGACACACAACATTATGAGCCGCACCCAATCCCTCCCCCGAAAATAATGACTTCAGAAGTGAAATGTGGATGGGGAAACACTTATGTTAGTGATGTGTGACAAGAGACAACACTGGATCAGTAAGCTAAGCATGCTTATAATCAAGCTAGTCCATAAGTGACTTCAgtcacttatttaaaaaaaattaaagctatATCAATAACTTATCAATCATGATGCAAAACCAGCGTTACagtgcttttttcccttccttattCCTACAGAAttataatgtgatggaaagggAAATCCCTTGAACAGATCTCTTCTTTCTGAGTTTTGCCCATTATGTACCTCCAAAGCCAAGGCTGTCTTGTCGTAGGCATTAGGGACTCGCTTCTGGATAACCCGGGCATAAATAGGGCCATTCTGAAGGTTAGGGAGCGGAGTGTTGATGCTGGGCTGGGCATAGGGCCCTGGCTCCGGCCCACCCAGTGGTTGTGGGTGGGAACTATCCTGGTTACCTCCAGTCAGAGTAGATACTGAAGCAGAGGAAGGTCTACACTTCTCGACGTAAGGAACAGGTATCATTCCCCTCTTTCCTTCGCTGTCTTCTGCATTCCACCATTGCTCTTCAGGTTTATCCCGGATTTTCAGTATGTCTCCTTTCTTAAACGGAAGATCTTCATCATCGTTTCCATTAAAGTCAAAGAGAGCTCGCACATATTCAACTTCCTCCTGTCTGAGGATGACGCCGCTATTCTGCCTGGATCGGGAAACTGGCTCTATCAAGGTTGTAGTGTCCAAATAGTGTATTTTGTAGAATTCCAGTAAAGATGGCAAAGAATCAAACTCCTGGTCACCTATTCGAAATCTGGTGGGATTCAAccctgaaaagagaaagcaaaacgtCAACAAAGAGAGTGAACAACAGTTACAACTGCAAATTAAACATCTGAGAAGACCGATACCTCTACAGACAAGTAATCTGATACTGACTTTGGTCATCCTTAGATCAACACTTATCATATTCAGCTCTTCttggtatttttaatttaagggAGCATTATATTGTTAATGAGGATAGAGGTTTAAAGATGGTTCTCGTGATACCAAAGTATGGAACAAATTGTTTGACACTGCCAAACTTCCTGAATTATGACAGCAGTATCTAGAATCCTGCAATGTTTTATGGACCTTCAGTTCATCTGCACTTCTCAGAAGCCTACACAATTTTCACTGAACAGAGAATTCATTTCTTTCCCACCACTGAAAGTCTAAATCTGGACAGCAAACAAAGTCCTGGTATAATTTCTAACAGCACAGACTCCACAGAAAAACACTTagcacagcaaagcaacaaTACGTTCTCATAAGGCTTATAATTCATTCTTTTAATCTCCATTCTTATATTTTCTGTGCCATATTTGTCAGATGGAATCTGAGCTGCAAATGCAGATCTCAGATACATTAAAATGCAGATGATGTTCATATTCAAGACATCAGGAGTATCAAATTGCAGATaatccatttcagttttcaatcTGGGAGctgcacttcttttttcttttcatttttatgctcATCAGGCTCAGCTGGGGGAAAACACATGTATGATGTTCCATTTCCACCATGCACCATACACTGTGTAATCAGTTATGGGAAGAATCGTGGAAGGCTGGGGGAGGGCAGTGGAGAGGAAAAGATTTATGCTTTAATGAGTAACTCTTAGCAAGAAAGAGATGCTTACTTTGCAagtctgcttctctgcagggaaTATCTAACAGTTCTGAGAATGAGCTCTCGAGTACAAAGCTAGCAGAATTTTTCAGGCTGTTGCTGATCCAAAACTCCCTTCAAAGTAGCACCGTCAGCACGACAAGCTAACGTTACAAGAAGGTCTTTCAAGAGAGCAAAAAGGGGCTCCAACAGAGAAAGGACAGATTTGGTAAGATCAACACAAGCAGCCCATAAATGAGTTctgaaggaacagaaatgtCAGTTAAGTTGGTtacaaaaaattcaaagcagcaGAACTAAGCCATAGGAAAATGCACGTTGAGATGCATCAAAAGCTGAAGggctttcagaagaaatcagCCCCGCTGCAATGAgccaaaaaaagcaacagactcaaataactacaaaaaaaaaaccaaagtaaCCAAAATCCCACTGGCTTCACCAAGAGATAAGAAAACTAATGTAAATATCAGTGTGATGTGTGAACCTGGCTCAGAAAGAGGAGTAGGACTCTAGAAATAACACCTAACAGCCTGAAACAGCTGCCAAACGTACCTACATAAAACTTACTCTTAAGAGGAAAGTCCACTGATGTCCTGTGCGTGAGGAAGTGCCTGACATCAGGGCACTGCAGCCTAGAAATGAGCCTTCCAAAATACATTTGGCATGATTGAAGAGTGAGGGAATGCAGCCccttcaaatacattttaagatcACAGTGCTCAACGTGCTCCACGAAGGGACAAAACGAAGTGACACCATTTGCACAAAGGGAACACGCCCCAAATGCCACATGCTGATTCTGATTCTTTTGTTTTAGAAGCAGAGGGCAGCTACAGCAATTTGAGGTCTGGAAAACAAGACCTTTGCAGCAAGAAAGACACGAGCTTAATTCAAATTGCTGAAGAACATAAAGGCAGCAACCTGGTCACTGCCTGGAAAACTTCAATGAGAAGGTTCCTAAAAACACCACGACAAGCCTGAAGAATTCAAAGTCACAATTAGGAAAACACAGGTTGGAAACACAACCACACCTTACCAAGCAGGCAGTAATCTCTTCATCAGTTTAAGTCTTTGGTGTATACTCTTGTTCAGCTACAAAGTTAACGAGCTGAGTGATGTCACACAGCAG
The Lagopus muta isolate bLagMut1 chromosome 20, bLagMut1 primary, whole genome shotgun sequence genome window above contains:
- the CRK gene encoding adapter molecule crk isoform X1, translating into MAGQFDSEDRGSWYWGRLSRAEAVSLLQGQRHGTFLVRDSGTIPGDFVLSVSESSRVSHYIVNSLGPAGGRRAGGEGPGAPGLNPTRFRIGDQEFDSLPSLLEFYKIHYLDTTTLIEPVSRSRQNSGVILRQEEVEYVRALFDFNGNDDEDLPFKKGDILKIRDKPEEQWWNAEDSEGKRGMIPVPYVEKCRPSSASVSTLTGGNQDSSHPQPLGGPEPGPYAQPSINTPLPNLQNGPIYARVIQKRVPNAYDKTALALEVGELVKVTKINMSGQWEGECNGKRGHFPFTHVRLLDQQNPDEDFS
- the CRK gene encoding adapter molecule crk isoform X2 translates to MAGQFDSEDRGSWYWGRLSRAEAVSLLQGQRHGTFLVRDSGTIPGDFVLSVSESSRVSHYIVNSLGPAGGRRAGGEGPGAPGLNPTRFRIGDQEFDSLPSLLEFYKIHYLDTTTLIEPVSRSRQNSGVILRQEEVEYVRALFDFNGNDDEDLPFKKGDILKIRDKPEEQWWNAEDSEGKRGMIPVPYVEKCRPSSASVSTLTGGR